ATCATCATcgtcaatcaatcaatcaaccAAACCTTCCTTCTGGAAAATACCGCCCCgcattccctttcttctctgctgctgctgctactaCTAAACTACTTTAGTAGTAGTGGGAGAAGTAAAATTGCTTTgcttcatctctctctctctctctctctctctctctagaagTGTTTGCGTGCCTACGTaggaaagagggagagagttgTTTGTATTATGAGCCGTAGCCTTGGAAGCTTGAAACGACTGCGTATTCCACCCCAACTCGAAGCTTTTAACTTCTCTCTCTACCACCGCTCCACTTCCTTCTTCTCCCTCCTCTCGTCTCTCTCCCCATTCCGCCTTCTCAAACGCCTCTTCTTCAAAACCCTCCGCTACTTCCCCGTCTCTTTCCACCGCATGGATTCCTCCTTTTTATTCTCCCTCTCTTCCCCCTCCCCTTCTTTCGCCGACGACGTTTTGTCTTCCGATTACTCCTCTCCTTCCTCCTCCCCTGAACCCCTCTTCTTAGTTCCCCTCAGGTACTTTTTTCTTCACTTCGCTCCCGCCGCCGCCTCCtccttttcttacttttttttcttttactatttgactcttttttttttttttttatgtaggTGGTGGACTGACGCGAATGCGGCGTTGTATGGCGGCGGTGGCGGCTGTGGGGAGAATAAGGGAATTTTGTATAATGTGATGTCGCGTTTGAGTAATAAGGAGCTTGAGATGGATGATTTCTTGTCGGAGGTGGAGTCCGAGATTGTCCTTGACATGACGAGAGTTGGGGACACCGGCACCGCCCAAGGAGAGGGCGTTTCTGGCAGCTGCAGCGGCACCAGTGATCTTAGTCTTGCTTTGATTTCTGAATGGATGTTCTTGAGAGCTTTTAGATGGTGAAATACTTATTTAATTTCACTCTCTTTATGTCTTTTGCATGCTTTTGCAGTTACTTTTCTTCTGTATTTTGCCACTCCCGAATTAATCATGGATGAATTTACTGAGTTGCCATAACTAATTATCATTAGTAACCGACAAAGGCTTCTTTAAAGCCATCAGAAATCCGTGTAGTAATAAATGTCCCTGTAAAAATCTTGACGGTTCTTTAATCGTTCGTGAGTAGAATATTAGTATGTGAGCGGCATAAACCTCACCTTTAGAAAGTGAGTAAATAAATTGACTTCCGATTTCTTGATATATCTGTAATCTGACGATGCCCGTTTTCAAAAAGTTGTGTGTTTGGACTAGTGTCATGAGGAAATTCATGTACCGTACCATTGACGTTTTATCTGTTTCATTCTTCCTTGTAGGCATAATGATACTAAGGATGTGGGAGCTTTTTTAGCGGCAGCAGATATTATACAGGACTTGTTCTCTTTACAAATCCGACTTTCCTTTTCGTGCAAAACAGATTCACTCATAATAAGGATAAACCGAAAGGTTTCAAGACAATCCTCCTTTTCCTTGGCATCTCTCTACCCTGTTAAGTTGTGATTGTTGCCCTCTTGTTAGTGGTTCATTGCCAACTAGTGATTGAACTTCAATTCTGGTCAAGCATAAAAGAAATTTGATTAAAGTTCTTGAGAGCTGAGTTACTGATCTACTTGCGCAGAAAGAGACGGAGAGAAGTACGAGCCCGGTTCATGTATTGTGCTTTATGAATATGTAAAATGGCTTAGGATCTAGAGAATGGGTATAGCGTTGATTTGTCTCATTAATTCTAATTGCCACAATATTAAAGTATTAACAACCATAACTACATAGAATTCAATTATTTCATATTCTAAGAGCAAAATGAGGGTTAGGGTTTCTCTCACTTTTGGCATAGCGAGCTGCACTGGAGGCTCGCACGATTTGCTCTTAGCTCAGTTATACATTGTGGCCCAGATAATTGCATCATTCTGCCTATTTGTGACAGCTCTATCTGTGATGGCTCTCAGCTGCATAAATCATTAATAATTGTCTGGGAAAATCATATTGTTTCTACATTGTGTTTCTATctgcaatttgaattttttagtGTTTCAACAGTAAGATAGTGTTCCATGGAGCTTAAGCTTTCAAATTCTGGGATTTCTAAATGGTAAAGATATAGCACTGTTCTTTAATCAGAATTTATGTTCAGCCAACCAACGAATTAAATGGTTTGCTACTTAGTTTACGTGATAGTAAGTGTGAAAGTCTATCATGTAGGAAGTTGTCTTCCTCTGTTAATTACCATAAATTTATTACCTTTCTGCCACTTGGTTAAGAACTTTCTTAGTTTGCTTTGTAAAAGTTTATGAATAATATGTTCATATGTGCAAAAAGAGCATGAAGGGACTGAACGAAAGCTTGATTTTCAGTTGTAAGGGGATAGTTTCATGCTTTAGAAGAGTGACGTGATTAGTATGATTTGTCTCATGCTTTTGGATCTCTTCTATATGCAGATAGTACAAACTGATTTGTCTTGGTGgtttcttgctttctttatcTGACAAGTTTTCCATACATTTTCAAGGACAATGAGCTTAGAGATTTTGATCGAGCTTGCAGTATTTTTTGTGTTGATTCCGGCATGGTAAGTTGAGTAATGTTTTAGTAGCCCACATCGTGCTCCATCTCCTTTTTGTataagaaagaaaggaagaactGGAGACAAATTGATCTCTTTCATCTGTTGTGCAGTTGGAAATTTGGGACTTTTCCGGACAGACAAACCAGTTTTTCATGGATGACAGGAAGCTACTCAGTGATTTTGATCAGCCTCGTGAGGAGGTAAGTAGATACTTACTTCTCTTCTTTATTTGTAATCATTGTAAGCCTTATATGGCCTACATCCTAGTTGACTAAATGTGAAAATGTTGATCTACATGATCCTAATTCTTAGAGACATGAGTACGTACAATCAAGTTGACTCTGTTCTTAAAATTGCCATTGAATGCATAGAATATGAAACAGCAAAATGCAGATATGCTTGTGTCACTgtgaatttcatttttctttttgggttgtTCTGTGGATTGGAGTTTTGATTAGGTACACTTCTAGTTTCCAGAAGAAATAAAGCCCGTACGATTACTGATTTGGTATTGGTTTTCTTCAATGTTTGCGTATAGGCTTCTTAGTGATTATATCGGACAGCGTTGGAATGGATAGTCTACCATTAACATTTTGAATTACTTTTCACATGAGACATTTAGCTGTTAAGAGGAGCATTTTATTTACTTGATCATAATAATTCAAAACATTATATtagttgtgattatttgttTTATGGAGTTGATGGCTTATTTAACATGTTATACTTCGCATAGATTTGACTTTTAACTGTATATTCCTTTTCATTCTTTGGAATTGCTTATTACAGATGATTTTGGAGTTGCAAGTTTATGGGGTTGCTGAGGCTAGAGAcaataaaagagagaaaatgatTACTGACCAATGCAAGATTGAAGCTCCTCCTATCAGTGGTACAATGACGATGAATGGGAGTATGGATGATGAGCTATTCTCCAGATTCAAGCAGTCGCCTCCCCTTGATGGTAGCTATAGTAATGCTTGTGCTTTGGGCTTGACTGGATTATATAATCTGGGGAACACTTGTTTTATGAACAGTGCCCTCCAGTGTCTTGTGCATACAAGGGAGCTGGTTGATTATTTCCTTGGAGACTTCCGAAAAGATCTTAATTTCGAAAATCCTTTAGGCATGAATGTAAGTATTAATGAtgttttacattttctttttggttttcttgTACCTTTTTTAATCTCCAGTAAAGTTGTTTAAACTCGCTTTCTCTCATAAATGTGTCCATATTGATAAAGTTTTTACTAATTTGGACCACTTCATCAGGGTAAGCTAGCATTAACTTTTGGAGAATTGTTGAGGAAGCTATGGGCTCCAGGAGCAACACCAGTGGCTCCAAGGATATTTAAGTCTGTGATTGCTGGTTTTGCTCCTCAGTTCGGCGGATATAGTCAGCATGATGCTCAAGTCAGTGAAGAATGTGTATTGTTTTTAaggttttctttttccatgCAATTTTCTATTCCACAGTAACATTCATAAAAGGGAGTTCTGTAGTTTTGTGGATGTCATAGATGCCATTTTGTACAGTATTAAAAATCAATCATGGAAAATGTTGCATTATTTGTCTACTGCCATGTAGGAGTTTCTTGCTTTTTTGTTGGATGGGCTTCATGAAGATCTCGATCGTGTAAAGCATAAGCCTTATGTTGAAGTGAAGGATGTAGATGGACACTTAGATGAAGAAGTTGCAGATGAACATT
The Coffea arabica cultivar ET-39 chromosome 6c, Coffea Arabica ET-39 HiFi, whole genome shotgun sequence genome window above contains:
- the LOC113693702 gene encoding ubiquitin carboxyl-terminal hydrolase 8-like isoform X2 encodes the protein MSRSLGSLKRLRIPPQLEAFNFSLYHRSTSFFSLLSSLSPFRLLKRLFFKTLRYFPVSFHRMDSSFLFSLSSPSPSFADDVLSSDYSSPSSSPEPLFLVPLRWWTDANAALYGGGGGCGENKGILYNVMSRLSNKELEMDDFLSEVESEIVLDMTRVGDTGTAQGEGVSGSCSGTSDLSLALISEWMFLRAFRWHNDTKDVGAFLAAADIIQDLFSLQIRLSFSCKTDSLIIRINRKVSRQSSFSLASLYPDNELRDFDRACSIFCVDSGMLEIWDFSGQTNQFFMDDRKLLSDFDQPREEMILELQVYGVAEARDNKREKMITDQCKIEAPPISGTMTMNGSMDDELFSRFKQSPPLDGSYSNACALGLTGLYNLGNTCFMNSALQCLVHTRELVDYFLGDFRKDLNFENPLGMNGKLALTFGELLRKLWAPGATPVAPRIFKSVIAGFAPQFGGYSQHDAQEFLAFLLDGLHEDLDRVKHKPYVEVKDVDGHLDEEVADEHWRNHLARNDSIIVDLCQGQYRSTLVCPVCKKLSITFDPFMYLSLPLPSTTMRKMTLTIFSTDGITLPLPVTVAVPRDGTLSDLVEALSVACCLRDDETLLIAEVFDGSVLGYLEEPSGKIDLIRDQAHLVAYRMLKESQRSPLFVFRHLREEKSEFTGYIYCKKFGVPLLSRVSNFSEGSEIRKEFLKLLNPFVMPAEELSNDYDCKGIDTNGDGKIESILDEDADIEPESEIDSCDFQFYLNESCWKEYKIEMNNPRPISVSSGIVNVFVSWPKKMLEVYDTSLMSVLPEVHKSTLFSRKYQESVSLYKCLDAFLKEEPLGPEDMWYCPSCKTHRQASKKLDLWRLPEILVIHLKRFSYNRYFRNKLETFVDFPINDFDLSNYMAHKNIHMSHHYMLYAVSNHQGGMGSGHYTAFIQLEFLLLDAAWAK
- the LOC113693702 gene encoding ubiquitin carboxyl-terminal hydrolase 8-like isoform X1 yields the protein MSRSLGSLKRLRIPPQLEAFNFSLYHRSTSFFSLLSSLSPFRLLKRLFFKTLRYFPVSFHRMDSSFLFSLSSPSPSFADDVLSSDYSSPSSSPEPLFLVPLRWWTDANAALYGGGGGCGENKGILYNVMSRLSNKELEMDDFLSEVESEIVLDMTRVGDTGTAQGEGVSGSCSGTSDLSLALISEWMFLRAFRWHNDTKDVGAFLAAADIIQDLFSLQIRLSFSCKTDSLIIRINRKVSRQSSFSLASLYPDNELRDFDRACSIFCVDSGMLEIWDFSGQTNQFFMDDRKLLSDFDQPREEMILELQVYGVAEARDNKREKMITDQCKIEAPPISGTMTMNGSMDDELFSRFKQSPPLDGSYSNACALGLTGLYNLGNTCFMNSALQCLVHTRELVDYFLGDFRKDLNFENPLGMNGKLALTFGELLRKLWAPGATPVAPRIFKSVIAGFAPQFGGYSQHDAQEFLAFLLDGLHEDLDRVKHKPYVEVKDVDGHLDEEVADEHWRNHLARNDSIIVDLCQGQYRSTLVCPVCKKLSITFDPFMYLSLPLPSTTMRKMTLTIFSTDGITLPLPVTVAVPRDGTLSDLVEALSVACCLRDDETLLIAEVFDGSVLGYLEEPSGKIDLIRDQAHLVAYRMLKESQRSPLFVFRHLREEKSEFTGYIYCKKFGVPLLSRVSNFSEGSEIRKEFLKLLNPFVMPAEELSNDYDCKGIDTNGDGKIESILDEDADIEPESEIDSCDFQFYLNESCWKEYKIEMNNPRPISVSSGIVNVFVSWPKKMLEVYDTSLMSVLPEVHKSTLFSRKYQESVSLYKCLDAFLKEEPLGPEDMWYCPSCKTHRQASKKLDLWRLPEILVIHLKRFSYNRYFRNKLETFVDFPINDFDLSNYMAHKNIHMSHHYMLYAVSNHQGGMGSGHYTAFIQHGQNRWYEFDDSNVFHISEEQTKTSSAYVLFYRRI